In a genomic window of Pseudomonas putida:
- a CDS encoding LysE family transporter produces the protein MELQTWLAFFAACWVISLSPGAGAIASMSSGLQYGFWRGYWNALGLQLGLALQIAIVGAGVGAILTASATAFYAIKWFGVAYLVYLAIKQWRALPSDMTDEAAIRPIGKPLVLVFRGFLVNISNPKALVFMLAVLPQFIDPHAPLLIQYLIIGATMICVDLIVMAGYTGLASKVLRLLRTPKQQKRMNRTFAGLFIGAAAFMATLRKAAV, from the coding sequence ATGGAGCTTCAAACATGGCTGGCGTTTTTTGCCGCCTGTTGGGTGATCAGTCTTTCTCCCGGTGCCGGCGCCATTGCGTCGATGTCCAGCGGTCTGCAATACGGTTTCTGGCGCGGTTACTGGAACGCCCTGGGCCTGCAACTGGGCCTGGCGCTGCAAATCGCCATTGTCGGCGCCGGTGTGGGCGCGATTCTCACCGCATCGGCCACCGCCTTCTATGCGATCAAATGGTTCGGTGTGGCGTACCTGGTTTACCTCGCCATCAAGCAATGGCGTGCACTGCCCAGCGACATGACTGACGAGGCGGCCATCCGCCCGATCGGCAAGCCGCTGGTCCTGGTGTTCCGTGGTTTCCTGGTGAACATCAGCAACCCCAAAGCGCTGGTGTTTATGCTCGCGGTGTTGCCTCAGTTCATTGATCCGCACGCGCCACTGCTGATCCAGTACCTGATCATCGGTGCGACCATGATCTGCGTCGACCTGATTGTCATGGCCGGCTACACCGGACTGGCGTCCAAGGTATTGCGCCTGCTGCGCACGCCAAAGCAGCAAAAACGCATGAACCGTACTTTTGCCGGGCTGTTCATCGGCGCGGCGGCGTTCATGGCGACGTTGCGTAAAGCTGCGGTTTAA
- a CDS encoding mechanosensitive ion channel family protein, which produces MEAFKLPLPAMWVEPIWLGVQILLILLAGYLAQRFVAKVLTRLGERYPFPPQLLMPLRGGLRWLIMGSALIFVLERLGVSATVLWTALSGFVAVAAVAFFAMWSVLSNLLCSVLIFTVGPFRLGDVVELVDTTDKPGVKGRVVAINLLYTTLIEAEELGTGSAMVQVPNSLFFQRSVRRWRGTDVFPSSGFEK; this is translated from the coding sequence ATGGAGGCGTTCAAACTGCCGCTGCCAGCGATGTGGGTCGAGCCGATCTGGCTCGGCGTGCAAATCCTGCTGATTCTGCTGGCCGGCTATCTGGCCCAGCGTTTCGTGGCCAAGGTCCTGACTCGCCTGGGCGAGCGCTACCCGTTTCCGCCGCAATTGCTCATGCCCCTGCGTGGCGGCCTGCGCTGGCTGATCATGGGCAGTGCGCTGATTTTCGTGCTCGAACGACTCGGGGTGTCGGCCACGGTGCTGTGGACGGCGCTTTCCGGCTTTGTCGCGGTCGCTGCAGTGGCGTTTTTCGCCATGTGGAGCGTGCTCTCGAACCTGCTGTGCTCGGTGCTGATCTTCACCGTTGGCCCGTTCCGTCTCGGCGATGTGGTCGAACTGGTGGACACCACCGACAAGCCTGGCGTGAAAGGGCGGGTGGTGGCGATCAATCTGCTGTACACCACGTTGATCGAGGCTGAAGAGCTCGGTACCGGTAGCGCCATGGTGCAGGTGCCCAATAGTTTGTTCTTCCAGCGTTCGGTGCGGCGTTGGCGCGGGACCGATGTGTTCCCTTCCAGCGGGTTTGAGAAGTAA